Proteins encoded together in one Otariodibacter oris window:
- the lacD gene encoding tagatose-bisphosphate aldolase, which translates to MAKKDFLKKLSTKDGIIAALAIDQRGALRRMMGDDITPEQVSEFKVLISQELTPYASSILLDPEFGWPASKKRDENCGLIMAYEKTGYDKTIVGRFPDLIDDVSVLRLKEKGAEAVKLLIYFDIDEPKEINDRKAAFVERVGSECKMEELPLFLEIIAYDGSNEDKVYNAKVKPRKVIEAMKFFADPRFGVDVLKVEVPVAMNYVEGFAEGEVLYTQEEAKAFFRQQSEATPLPFIFLSAGVSAKLFQDTLKFAKEAGSQFNGVLCGRATWAGAAETYKEKGVDAAREWLKTQGKKNISELLEVLEKTATPVKF; encoded by the coding sequence ATGGCTAAAAAAGATTTCTTAAAAAAACTCTCAACGAAAGATGGCATTATTGCTGCACTGGCTATCGACCAACGTGGTGCGTTACGTCGAATGATGGGCGATGATATTACTCCTGAACAAGTGAGTGAGTTTAAAGTGCTTATTTCACAAGAATTAACGCCTTATGCCTCATCTATTTTGTTAGATCCAGAATTTGGTTGGCCAGCCTCTAAAAAACGTGATGAGAATTGCGGTTTGATTATGGCTTATGAAAAAACAGGTTACGATAAAACAATCGTTGGACGTTTCCCTGATTTAATTGATGACGTGTCTGTCTTACGTTTAAAAGAAAAAGGGGCGGAAGCGGTTAAATTATTAATTTATTTTGATATTGATGAACCAAAAGAAATTAATGATCGTAAAGCTGCATTTGTTGAGCGTGTTGGTTCTGAATGTAAAATGGAAGAGCTTCCACTCTTTTTAGAAATTATCGCTTACGACGGAAGTAATGAAGATAAAGTTTACAATGCGAAAGTGAAACCTCGCAAAGTGATTGAAGCAATGAAATTCTTCGCAGATCCACGTTTTGGTGTTGATGTGCTTAAAGTAGAAGTGCCTGTCGCAATGAATTATGTTGAAGGATTTGCTGAGGGCGAAGTGCTTTATACTCAAGAAGAAGCAAAAGCATTCTTTAGACAACAAAGCGAAGCAACTCCATTACCATTTATTTTCTTAAGTGCGGGTGTTTCAGCGAAATTATTCCAAGATACATTGAAGTTCGCTAAAGAAGCGGGTAGCCAATTTAACGGCGTATTATGTGGTCGTGCAACTTGGGCAGGGGCAGCAGAAACCTATAAAGAAAAAGGCGTAGATGCTGCGCGTGAATGGTTAAAAACTCAAGGTAAGAAAAATATCAGTGAATTACTTGAAGTGTTAGAAAAAACAGCAACGCCTGTGAAATTCTAA
- a CDS encoding PTS sugar transporter subunit IIA: protein MMSLILISHGEFAEGLLETAEMILGEIENAQTVCLYPHEGTEDFQQKFEQALAKATGEIVVFCDIMGGTPCNIAMRYLSQLSGLYSGMNLPMVISYVSEEGTEGLLDNAKEQIYDVAYQLKNLASDDDE from the coding sequence ATGATGAGTTTAATTTTAATCAGCCACGGTGAATTTGCCGAAGGATTATTGGAAACCGCAGAAATGATTTTGGGTGAGATTGAAAATGCTCAAACGGTCTGTCTATACCCGCACGAAGGGACAGAAGATTTCCAACAAAAATTTGAGCAAGCGTTAGCTAAAGCGACAGGCGAGATTGTTGTGTTCTGTGACATTATGGGTGGTACACCTTGTAACATTGCGATGCGTTATTTAAGTCAATTATCAGGCTTATATAGCGGTATGAATTTGCCAATGGTGATTAGCTATGTCAGCGAAGAAGGTACAGAAGGCTTGCTAGATAATGCCAAAGAGCAAATTTACGATGTTGCGTATCAATTAAAGAATTTAGCTTCAGATGATGATGAATAA
- a CDS encoding glycosyltransferase family 25 protein, with amino-acid sequence MKKYLISLDKDTHRRELFFAQPDTRDFQVFSAFNTMNDDLDSLSKRFDCEYFLQKYARAVTKGEVGCTLSHLGVYQQIIDDESIADNDFCLICEDDALFNHDFQAQLTKLIQQGISADLVLVGQSKITDFNHLELEINYPTTYQFLQQRMDGCYFNVVYPYKNYFAGTVAYLIKKSVARKFIEEMGNKPYWLADDFILFGDKFGLDIQYVRPLMAIENPKLNSNLESIRGSVSNNLIKKLIKYPFKKLLAIKRNLKLSG; translated from the coding sequence ATGAAAAAATATTTAATTTCATTAGATAAAGATACACATCGTAGAGAATTATTTTTTGCACAACCTGATACAAGAGATTTTCAAGTTTTTTCTGCATTTAATACGATGAATGATGATTTGGATAGTCTCAGTAAGCGGTTTGATTGTGAATATTTTTTGCAAAAATACGCTAGAGCAGTGACAAAAGGTGAAGTGGGATGCACGCTAAGCCATTTAGGTGTGTATCAACAGATTATTGATGATGAAAGTATTGCGGATAATGATTTCTGCTTAATTTGTGAAGATGATGCATTATTTAATCACGATTTTCAGGCTCAACTCACAAAACTTATTCAGCAAGGCATATCAGCCGACTTAGTTTTAGTTGGACAATCGAAGATTACCGATTTTAATCATCTAGAACTGGAAATCAATTATCCAACAACCTATCAATTCCTGCAACAGAGAATGGATGGATGTTACTTTAATGTGGTTTACCCTTATAAAAACTATTTTGCAGGTACAGTGGCTTATTTGATTAAGAAATCGGTGGCGAGAAAATTTATTGAGGAAATGGGTAATAAACCTTATTGGCTAGCGGATGATTTTATTCTCTTTGGTGATAAATTCGGCTTAGATATTCAATATGTGCGTCCATTGATGGCAATTGAAAATCCAAAATTAAACAGTAACTTAGAATCAATCAGAGGTTCAGTGTCTAATAATCTCATCAAAAAGTTAATCAAATATCCATTTAAAAAATTACTGGCGATCAAGCGTAATTTGAAGTTATCAGGATAG
- a CDS encoding YdcF family protein, protein MFELTKIITTVVLSPFNVLILWIISLILSALKYKKLSYFTTFLGIFILYAFSIPYTSQKLHDSLVTEDNLTLDDYKSAQAIVLLGGGLRDSKELFSKLAISEVALERVRYAAYLQKETQLPLLITGSSPNGTSEAAVMARELNMFFNIPTTWLEEKAKTTKENAEFSHQILAKENMNKIIVVTNQWHMQRAKFLFEREGFEVLPASVGAGITPATYGLNMMYFIPQSGALHSNMLAVKEWLGYWKEKW, encoded by the coding sequence ATGTTTGAACTTACAAAAATCATTACAACTGTTGTTTTGTCACCTTTCAATGTCCTAATTTTATGGATAATCTCGCTGATCCTATCAGCATTGAAATATAAAAAACTAAGCTATTTTACTACTTTTCTTGGAATATTTATTCTATACGCTTTTAGTATTCCCTATACTTCTCAAAAATTACATGACTCCCTTGTTACCGAAGATAATCTGACTTTGGATGATTATAAATCAGCGCAAGCGATTGTATTACTGGGTGGTGGGTTGCGTGATAGCAAAGAACTCTTTTCAAAATTAGCGATTAGTGAAGTGGCTCTTGAAAGAGTGCGTTATGCTGCTTACTTGCAGAAAGAAACTCAGTTACCTCTCTTGATTACAGGCAGTAGTCCAAATGGCACATCAGAAGCGGCAGTTATGGCTAGAGAGCTTAATATGTTCTTTAATATCCCAACCACATGGCTTGAAGAAAAAGCTAAAACAACAAAAGAAAATGCTGAATTCAGTCATCAAATATTAGCAAAAGAAAACATGAATAAAATTATTGTGGTAACAAATCAATGGCATATGCAGAGGGCAAAATTTTTATTTGAGCGAGAAGGATTTGAGGTTTTACCCGCGAGCGTTGGTGCTGGTATTACACCCGCAACCTATGGCTTAAATATGATGTATTTCATCCCACAATCGGGGGCATTACACAGCAATATGCTAGCCGTCAAAGAATGGCTAGGATATTGGAAAGAAAAGTGGTAA
- a CDS encoding flippase, translating into MKVVKDSFIYLIGELASRSMPFLLLPYLSRKLGVEGFGELSYYQTFTVLFFIIVGLSQEGAITRYFYVYGKRSLDLVVSTGYTYTIFMGIVVLLVCWFFNNEILLYVALSAVFQSFLGVQLSIRQCQKQAIPYTVIQFFSSITAVVFTILLLEIFDTDLVEKRLIAILLGNVTVFVGSYLLYRKKVKTTFFSLKQYKSALFYLLGFGVPLILHNSSLFLKGQLDRIFIFHKFNEADLGLYAMGAQIAAILMILLQAVNKASIPYFFDALKQKKINVKDVHRWALLSFIIVPIPAILMWLVPESVVAWLLSDQFVGAKYYMVLFLLSVAMTIPYFILVNYLFYYGKNKFISVCSVLSTVIYLVSLVGLTYTKIEYIPYAGILGSLSIIPILYFMTARVGKVGGME; encoded by the coding sequence ATGAAAGTAGTTAAGGATAGCTTTATTTACTTAATCGGTGAATTAGCCTCTCGATCAATGCCATTTCTACTCTTACCTTATCTATCTCGTAAGCTTGGCGTTGAGGGCTTTGGTGAGCTTTCTTATTACCAAACATTTACCGTTTTATTTTTTATTATTGTAGGGTTAAGTCAGGAAGGGGCTATTACCCGTTATTTTTATGTGTATGGAAAACGTTCCCTTGATTTAGTGGTATCTACTGGTTATACCTATACCATTTTTATGGGAATAGTCGTTTTGCTCGTTTGTTGGTTTTTTAATAATGAAATCCTACTGTATGTTGCATTATCTGCTGTTTTTCAATCTTTTTTAGGTGTTCAGCTCAGTATTCGGCAATGCCAGAAACAAGCTATTCCTTATACAGTGATTCAATTTTTCTCAAGTATAACAGCTGTAGTTTTCACTATTTTACTACTCGAAATATTTGATACAGATTTAGTTGAAAAGCGTTTGATTGCAATTTTATTGGGAAATGTTACGGTTTTTGTGGGAAGTTATTTACTGTATAGAAAAAAAGTCAAAACAACATTCTTTTCCCTAAAACAATATAAGTCCGCATTATTCTATTTATTAGGATTTGGTGTGCCTCTTATTTTGCATAATTCCAGTTTATTCCTAAAAGGGCAGTTAGATCGAATCTTTATCTTTCATAAATTTAATGAAGCAGATTTAGGCTTATATGCGATGGGAGCCCAAATTGCAGCTATATTGATGATTCTTCTACAAGCGGTAAATAAAGCGAGTATTCCGTATTTTTTTGATGCCTTGAAACAGAAAAAGATCAATGTGAAAGACGTACATAGATGGGCATTACTCTCTTTTATCATTGTGCCTATACCTGCAATTTTAATGTGGCTCGTTCCTGAATCTGTTGTGGCGTGGTTATTAAGTGATCAATTTGTAGGGGCAAAATACTATATGGTGCTTTTCTTGCTATCGGTAGCGATGACAATCCCTTATTTTATTTTAGTTAATTACTTGTTTTATTATGGGAAAAATAAATTTATCTCTGTTTGCTCGGTTTTATCCACTGTCATTTATTTAGTTAGCTTGGTGGGATTAACTTATACCAAAATTGAGTATATTCCTTACGCAGGTATTTTAGGCTCACTTTCTATTATTCCTATTTTATATTTTATGACTGCTCGAGTTGGCAAAGTAGGAGGAATGGAATGA
- a CDS encoding glycosyltransferase family 52, whose product MNIIICYTPLHVLIAERIIELYPNEKFYGVMIYPVDNEKYQHYSEKLQAKCNQFFSLHQHTDRFNLLKEIIELKYRFYRKNFQRVFVASINDIQIQFLLSSISFQHFYTFDDGTANIVPSSVYYKDEPKTFIRRTINRVLHNKYSVEILKSLSEAHYTIYPDFPNIISNTINIDLFSSLSSSSNVESVSILLGQPAFLENEKNIKLAESVIKKFNIQYYFPHPREQYQLSQVEYIDTPLILEDYLSQVVKNKKCKIYTYFSSAVLNVYHNENIEVTSLRIDTDEPAFIESYELLKKVGINIIDIRE is encoded by the coding sequence ATGAATATTATAATATGTTATACCCCATTACATGTGCTGATTGCTGAAAGGATTATTGAGCTTTATCCTAATGAAAAGTTTTATGGTGTGATGATTTATCCCGTTGATAATGAGAAATATCAACATTACTCAGAGAAATTACAAGCTAAATGTAATCAGTTTTTTTCATTACATCAACATACTGATCGCTTTAATCTTCTTAAAGAAATTATCGAATTAAAGTATCGATTTTACCGTAAAAATTTTCAGCGAGTATTTGTTGCAAGTATTAATGATATTCAGATTCAGTTTTTGCTTAGTTCAATCAGTTTTCAGCATTTTTATACCTTTGATGATGGTACAGCAAATATTGTGCCTTCAAGTGTTTATTATAAAGATGAACCGAAAACATTTATTCGTCGAACTATAAATCGAGTGTTACATAATAAATATAGTGTAGAAATTCTTAAATCATTATCTGAGGCTCATTATACGATCTATCCAGATTTTCCTAACATTATTAGTAATACAATCAATATTGATCTTTTTTCATCTTTATCTTCATCAAGCAATGTTGAGTCAGTTTCTATCTTACTTGGGCAACCTGCCTTTTTAGAGAATGAAAAAAATATAAAGTTAGCAGAGAGTGTTATTAAAAAATTTAATATTCAATATTATTTTCCTCATCCAAGAGAGCAGTATCAATTAAGTCAGGTTGAATATATTGATACACCACTTATTCTAGAGGATTATTTATCTCAGGTTGTAAAAAATAAAAAATGTAAAATCTATACCTATTTTAGTAGTGCGGTACTTAATGTTTATCACAATGAAAATATAGAGGTAACTTCACTTAGAATAGATACGGATGAGCCTGCTTTTATTGAGAGTTATGAATTACTTAAAAAAGTAGGGATTAATATTATTGATATTAGAGAATAA